From the genome of Syntrophorhabdaceae bacterium:
GCAGTCGGAGCAGGTTGATCTTCTCGGCCTCCAACAGCCCGCCGATCAGCTCGTCGTCGGTGTAGGCCGCTGGCGTGTAGTCGGTTGGATCGTCCGGCCCGTGCACGCACGGAGGCGCACGGCGGAACGCCAGCAGACACTGGGCCGCTACCCATGCGTTCTTTCGGGCGAGGTAGAAGCGCTCTTGGATTTTCCCACGCGCGCCGCCTCATCCCCTTTCGCTACGAGCGAGATCGACTCTGCGATCGGGCCGCTGAACGCGTAGAACTCATCGAACAACTCGCGGAGCATGGCCGCAGTGGGGTGCACGACGCACGAAGCGCACAGAAGCTCCTGCGCGTTGACCTTCTGTGCGAGGCTGGCGTCCTTGTTGGCCGCGACCTGCGCCGCGCGCTGGAACTCGCCCTTGGGGGGTCGGTGGAAATACACGATCCCCTGCGGCGTGTCGCAGGCGTACAGCTTGCCGCCGTGCTTCGCTTCGAGCTCTTCGATCTGTTCTTGGGATACGGGAGGAATCATGCTCAGCCTCATGTTTTCGGCAGGGGCCAGGCGCCCGGGCCCGCCTCAGCGCGGAGCCGGTGCGCCCAGCCGTGTGGCGGCGCTCAGGAGAGCGTCGGAACGAGACACTTGCCGTCGCGAAGAATGCGGCGGATGTGTAGGTCGAACTTTTCGGTCTGCGGGTCGGAGCCGGCCGTGCCGGAGTCCCCGACCTTCTTGACGCGACAGCCGGTGGCCGTGATGGTCAGCACGGCCTTGCCGGGCGGGGCGAAGTTCGCAACGATGTCGAAGTGGACTGTGCCATAGCCGTCTCCGAGCGTGTCGCGGAACAGCTTGGCGGCTTCGAGGTACAGCGTGATCGAGCCGGTCGCCTTGTACTGCCCGATCGTCTCGGCGACGTACTCGGGGCTGGTGCCGTAGCCGAGGCCGGGCTCCAGGTCGTCATCGAAGCTGAAGTCCTTGACGCGCAGATACCCCGCGCCCGCGAGCTTGAGCTCGACGGTGGCGAAGTCGTAGTCGAGTCCGTTGATGGTCGGTTGATCAGCCATCGGAATGCCTCACCTTCACCCCGAAATCTTGGGGTTCTTGTAGCCAATCGTGCCGGTCCACGTCTTGACGTAGCCCAGCCCGACGATCTCGAAGTCCACGAGGATCTGCCTCGTAGACAGGACGTTGTCGTTGCGGTGCACCCTTACGGTGCAGTCCGAAGCGCGCCCCAGGTTCACGGTCGCGTCTTCGAGCGCGGTCAGGATCTTGCGGTCGAAGCCGAGCGCGTCCCGCTCGTCGATGCAGCCGTTCAGCGGGTTCGCGGGGTCGTTGTAGACGCGGATGTGCTTGTTGCACAGCAGGGCCAGCGTGGCGTCGACTGCCTCGCAGCCGGCGTCCATGACAAGCCCATACTGGTCAAGGTCGAAGTCCGACCCGCCAGCCGCCATCGTGCAGCCCTGGGTGAAGTAGTAGCCCGCAATGCCTTCCCAGGTGCGCGCCGTCATGAAGCGCGCCGTGTCGAGGCCCGGGACCTTGTCCTCATCGTGGGACAGGGAGGCGCAGCCAGCGATCGGGCCGGCGTCCTCGATCTGGCCCAGGTCGACCTCGATGCCGATCTTGGAGCGGAGCGCGCTTGCTCCCCACATGATGGGCCTGCGCACGCTTGCGCCCGACGGGAGTCCAACCTCCATGAAGCCGGCCCCCACGATGACGCGGCCCTTCGCGCTGGCGAATGCCGCATAGGCCGCGATGAGGGCCGCCATCCAGACCGCGTCGTTCTTGTCCCAGGTGTTGAACGTCCAGGTGTTGTCGATGTTGCCGATCGCACCACCGAACGTGAACGTGAGCCCGAGCACGCCGATCGGGTTGATGCCCGTGACGGCCGTGACCAGGATGTCGGTCCCGTTGTAGGTGTTGCCGCCGTCCAGCGAATACTGGAACTTCGCGACGCCGAGCGCGCCGATGAGGGTCGTCTTGATCTTGACGTTCCAGCTGCTGTACGGGATGCCCGAGACCGTGACGTCGGGAGGCGCGGTGCCGCCCTTGGTAACGGCGCTGATCGGATCCATGTCGGCGGCTTCGCAGTAGCAACGCCGGTACTTGTGCGACGTGGCGAAGGACTCCATCTTGGTGTCGATCGTCGCGGCCAGCCCGGCCGTGATCTCGCCCACGATGTGCAGGTATCGCCAGTAGGAGCCGCCGAGCGCGAGCGCGTCCATGGCCGTGGTCAGGTCGGCGCTCTGGAACGCGGGAGCGGTGGTGTTGAAGTGGAACTTGTTGCCCGCGGTGAAGAACGTCGGACCGGCGCCGGCCGCGAACGTGAGGATGATGCCCGTGTTGGGGATCGTGTAGGTCCCGCCTCCCGGCACCTGGACCGGAAGCGACCAATTCACGGTGTCCTCATCGGGCCCGTCGTCGAGCGCGTACTTGAACGCCGCGGTCCCGAGCGTGCCCGTGGTCGTGATCTCGACCGTCACCATGTAGCGGTTGTTGGGCGCACCGCTCGCCACGCACGTGCCGGTGTCTCCGGTGGAGACATAGGGGGTCGCGGTCGTGATGACGCCAGCAACGCTGTCCAGGGCGCGATAGCAGATGATCGAGCCGGCGCCGTTCTCCAGCTCGTAGCTGGCCGCGTCAGCCAAGTTGCCGATGCCCAGGACCGATGCGATCTGGCCCGGGTCGGTGAAAGTGTATCCCACGCCGATGGTGCCGAGCGTGCAGGTTCCGATCAGCGCGTGGACGTTGTCGCCACCCTGGGCGACGCCGTTGCCGCCGCTCTTGACCGTGAGGGATCGCGAGGGGAGGGTCATGTCACACCGCCTTTGCCGGCGTCACGCCGTGCTGCTGGTAGCCGATGGGGTGGCCGGTGAGCTCGCCGCAGATTTCCTTGAACTGCTTGAGCGTCATCTCGGCGCCCTCGAATGCCCCGAACCTGCGGAGCGCAATGATCCGCAGCCCGGCCAGGTGGCAGCGGTGGTTCTCGGCCTCGCGCGTCTCGCGCTCCCCCGGCTTGAGGGGTTTGCCCGGATGGTACGGGCCAATCGGTTGCTCTGCCGCCCAGGCCTCGAGCGTCTTGCGCTCCTCGGACTGGACAGACTTCTCCGTCGCGGTCGCCGCAGGCGGCGCCGCCTTCGTCTCTTTGTTGTCCACGGGTCGCCTCCTATGGCGGTGTTGGCTTCGTGTACTTGGCGAGATGAACGTCAAGCGTTGCTTCGTGGTCGCCCGGTGTTGCGGCGACCGTCGTGACCACGTCCTCGGGCGTCGGGTTCGATTCGAGCGCCGTCTCGGTCGAGGGGATCGCCTCAGCCTGGGAGGTGATCGGCTGGCGGAACGTCACGGGCAGCAGGCAACCGTGCCCGTCGACCGTCCAGGCGTCATCGGCCTTGACGTTCCACTCGATGTCGCCGAAGTCGGCGCTCGCCAGGTTGTAGGTCCAGACGAGCCGGATCACCGCCTTGGCGATGGCAACCGACTGGTCGTAGCTCTTGCCCCAGATGAACGCGTTGAATCCGGCATTGCGTGTTCGGATCGACCGATACGTGTCAGTCGACAACGCCTGCGCCGACGTGATTTGGTCCCTCGTCGGGTACCAGATCACCACGGGGGGCGAGTCGTTGTCCTTCAGATGCTTGCGCCCGAACTTGACGACGATGCCAAGGGTGTCGAGACCCTGGCTGGCTTCGAGAAGGAGCGTGGGGATTCCGGAAGGGAGAGTCATTTGCCGTGCCCCAACAGGACGTCCATCGTGTCGTCGAATGCTTCCTGGAGGCTCCTGAGCCAGCGACTAGGCAATGCTCCCTCTGGCACCATGGGGCGCGCGGGGATCGTCACCTTCCGGGCGAACGCGTGAGTGTATTCCCTGCGCTGCTTGCCCTGCTTGCCGCGATAGTGAATGCACGGCCAGCACAGTGCGCGCGCGCCTTTCGCAACGATGACGGCACCCCGCTGGTGCACGCTCGCGTGCTGGAACCCGATGACTACCCGATAGCAGCTCGGGCTCACGGCCGCGATGTGGGTTGCATTCTTGAGGTGCTTGCCCGTATCGTTGAGCGGCGTACCGCCGTCGCCGTTGCGGCTGAGTTCCGAGAGGGCTGCCCAGGCGCTTCCGTCTGGTGCGGTTCCGTTCTTGAACCCTTCCTTGATGAGGTCGACCTGTTCCTCCGCGAGCGACTGCGAGACCAGCTTCATCCCGCTTTCGGCTACGCGGTTGAACCCTTTGATCAGAACGTCGAAGCCTTCGATCCCCTCGACGCCGCTCACGTGCCCCAGCCTCGCTTCGTGTTCGTGTACATGACCGGCCCTGCCTCATCGACCGTTGCGGTCGAGTCCACGATCCCGGGCGGGTCGATGCTCTTGTTTCCGACACCCTTGGCCCAGCTGCGCGCCGAGTCTCGGATGTCCTTCAGAACGTCCCAGTCCTGCCCGTCGAGCGACGTGCCCCGCGTGGTCAGGCACGTGAACGCAGCCAGCTCAGCCGCATGCTGCGTCAGCTCCGTCGACCAGGAGACCAGCGGGAACGTGTAGCGACGGTTGAACCGCCCATCCAAATCCTCGCTGGCGCTCTTGATGGCCCGCGCCATCGTGTCGGCCGTGATGTCGGCCAGGGCGCGCTGTGGGATCGCCAGCCCGTACAGGTCAGTCGGGCTGCAGTAGACCACGAATGCCGAGCCCGAGACCCCGAACGTGAAACTCGGGCCCGTGCCGGCGATGGTCCAGATGGCTCGCACGTACCGCGAGCACCCAGCGACGTTGATCTCCTGGGTGCCCACGGTGGTGCGGGCGGTGAACGCGGTGGCCGTCGTCCATGCGAGCTGATCCGGGCTCGTCTGGACCGTGACGGTCAGCGTAGGAGAGCCGGTCCCCGAGACAGCCGAGCACGCGAGCACGAGGCGGGCCATGGTGCAGACACCGAGGTCCACCGCAGCGGCGGTCCCGCTCGTGCCGCGCGCCGCGGAGGCCGCAAGCGTGACGGCTGTCTCGTTGTAGGCAGTCATGGATCAGGCCGGGCGGGCTTACGCCTGCTGGTA
Proteins encoded in this window:
- a CDS encoding DUF2586 family protein yields the protein MTLPSRSLTVKSGGNGVAQGGDNVHALIGTCTLGTIGVGYTFTDPGQIASVLGIGNLADAASYELENGAGSIICYRALDSVAGVITTATPYVSTGDTGTCVASGAPNNRYMVTVEITTTGTLGTAAFKYALDDGPDEDTVNWSLPVQVPGGGTYTIPNTGIILTFAAGAGPTFFTAGNKFHFNTTAPAFQSADLTTAMDALALGGSYWRYLHIVGEITAGLAATIDTKMESFATSHKYRRCYCEAADMDPISAVTKGGTAPPDVTVSGIPYSSWNVKIKTTLIGALGVAKFQYSLDGGNTYNGTDILVTAVTGINPIGVLGLTFTFGGAIGNIDNTWTFNTWDKNDAVWMAALIAAYAAFASAKGRVIVGAGFMEVGLPSGASVRRPIMWGASALRSKIGIEVDLGQIEDAGPIAGCASLSHDEDKVPGLDTARFMTARTWEGIAGYYFTQGCTMAAGGSDFDLDQYGLVMDAGCEAVDATLALLCNKHIRVYNDPANPLNGCIDERDALGFDRKILTALEDATVNLGRASDCTVRVHRNDNVLSTRQILVDFEIVGLGYVKTWTGTIGYKNPKISG
- a CDS encoding phage virion morphogenesis protein, with product MSGVEGIEGFDVLIKGFNRVAESGMKLVSQSLAEEQVDLIKEGFKNGTAPDGSAWAALSELSRNGDGGTPLNDTGKHLKNATHIAAVSPSCYRVVIGFQHASVHQRGAVIVAKGARALCWPCIHYRGKQGKQRREYTHAFARKVTIPARPMVPEGALPSRWLRSLQEAFDDTMDVLLGHGK